The proteins below come from a single Anderseniella sp. Alg231-50 genomic window:
- a CDS encoding FAD-dependent monooxygenase, giving the protein MIKTPILIVGAGPTGLMLSAQLHRYGAAHVIADRKKGVTEVSKALAVQARTLEQYRQLGIADAAIDDGFMAESARFIINGRIRATAQFGEIGAGLSPYPFLFILEQSRNEALLLDHITSRGGAVQWSTEVTDLQRHADGYTGTLKRSDGTSEPFRCRYLIGCGGASSPVRHFLDMPFRGATNEQSFFVADINLDIDLEKHGLLLVFNQAEFFAFFPMPGRNHYRAIGVLPLSIADPDDFPFDQLKAHIEDNLGIPAKITSHTWYSAYRVHHRIADSFRSGDAFLVGDAAHIHSPAGGQGMNTGLGDAVNLGWKLAAVVNGWAGPDLLSSYSEERRPFGMRLVHTTDRAFTMLVSKSALAEFVRTRILPHWLSTVLRFQKTRRLLFKTISQTVIDYRKSSLSDGSGSRSIRSGDRFPWFEWDGGNSFEWLANPGYVVLRFDGAKASDIAGWTGPVTAIEVTGEAAVTAAKAGLPDRGAVVVRPDMHVAQITAE; this is encoded by the coding sequence ATGATAAAGACACCCATCCTCATTGTCGGGGCAGGACCGACCGGCCTGATGTTGTCGGCGCAGTTGCACCGCTATGGAGCGGCACATGTCATTGCCGACCGCAAGAAAGGTGTCACCGAGGTCAGCAAAGCCCTGGCCGTGCAGGCCCGGACGCTTGAACAATATCGTCAGCTCGGCATTGCCGACGCTGCCATTGATGACGGCTTCATGGCGGAAAGTGCGCGGTTCATCATCAACGGCCGCATCAGGGCGACCGCCCAGTTCGGCGAGATCGGTGCCGGGCTCAGCCCGTACCCGTTTCTGTTCATTCTGGAGCAATCGCGCAATGAGGCGTTGCTGCTGGATCACATCACCTCGCGCGGAGGCGCAGTTCAGTGGTCGACCGAGGTTACGGACCTGCAACGTCATGCTGACGGTTATACCGGCACCTTGAAACGCTCAGACGGGACCTCGGAACCATTCCGGTGCCGGTATCTTATCGGATGCGGCGGCGCCAGCAGTCCGGTACGGCACTTTCTCGACATGCCGTTCAGGGGGGCTACCAACGAACAATCGTTCTTTGTGGCTGACATCAACCTGGACATAGACCTGGAAAAACACGGCCTGCTGCTGGTCTTCAACCAGGCAGAGTTTTTCGCGTTTTTCCCGATGCCGGGCCGCAACCACTATCGGGCAATCGGGGTTCTGCCGCTTTCCATTGCCGATCCGGATGACTTCCCGTTCGACCAGTTAAAGGCCCATATCGAGGACAATCTCGGGATTCCGGCAAAGATCACCAGCCACACATGGTACTCCGCCTATCGGGTTCACCACCGGATTGCGGACAGTTTTCGCTCTGGCGATGCCTTTCTGGTCGGCGATGCCGCGCACATCCACAGCCCGGCCGGGGGGCAGGGGATGAACACAGGGCTTGGTGATGCCGTCAATCTGGGCTGGAAACTCGCTGCCGTGGTCAATGGATGGGCCGGGCCGGACCTGTTGAGCTCCTACAGTGAAGAACGCAGGCCGTTCGGGATGCGGCTGGTTCATACGACGGACCGGGCATTCACCATGCTGGTGTCGAAATCCGCGCTTGCCGAGTTTGTCCGCACCCGCATTCTGCCGCACTGGCTGAGTACGGTGCTGCGCTTTCAAAAAACCCGCCGGCTGCTGTTCAAGACCATCTCGCAGACGGTTATCGATTACCGCAAGAGTTCCCTGAGCGACGGATCCGGCTCGCGTTCAATTCGAAGCGGGGATCGGTTTCCCTGGTTTGAATGGGACGGCGGAAACAGCTTTGAATGGCTCGCAAATCCTGGATATGTCGTGCTTCGGTTTGATGGTGCCAAGGCAAGCGACATTGCGGGCTGGACCGGGCCGGTTACCGCAATCGAGGTCACAGGCGAAGCTGCGGTGACCGCCGCCAAAGCAGGATTGCCGGATCGAGGCGCCGTGGTTGTGCGCCCGGATATGCACGTGGCACAGATTACGGCCGAATGA
- a CDS encoding sulfotransferase, with translation MKKRQKNNLRTVHPSNQAAVTHVPQLLQKGHALQSQGRAGQAMQHYEQVLRLNPGNPDAVHLQCLALIQQHDYRGAIRFLSRWGKHDSGKNAATQYFVGYGYYLMKRFKLALRHLTNALAHDPAMALARLLVARIQAETGDVAAGRSMLTKPPELAARAVSDVMTHAIVLSQLELYQEARQVLDRLMQKHNMHVEALYELIRLPPETWTGETCEAVASRLAGKTLSAKHQVLLKFSAGRIADQQSHYADAYRYFADAKAQSTKPFDFDVFGKAITGCMDLSEMVNDGNTTADRQSGAVTPVFVVGMPRSGKTTLETLLTRSPEIAACGEISPRFFIDADIFVGPEGQIPENFAERLKSLGPARRNLHAKQYCDGIMQQLSLPHTTRFIVNTLPQNFLNIGVLRHVFPTSKFLYLDRNPKDIFIFCFMKHFMNQYNYTRDFASFMQYHAMFERQISHWQQYLGQDFLTLCYEDVVTSPDDAVASVMDFLGVALPDAHDHTCEIKLTDRFVDYWKHYEDLLPAPETAS, from the coding sequence ATGAAGAAACGTCAAAAGAACAATTTGAGGACGGTGCACCCGTCAAATCAGGCGGCGGTTACCCATGTGCCGCAATTGTTGCAAAAGGGCCACGCACTGCAATCGCAGGGACGCGCTGGTCAGGCCATGCAACATTATGAGCAGGTACTGCGGCTTAATCCGGGGAACCCGGATGCTGTGCATCTGCAATGCCTCGCGCTGATCCAGCAGCATGATTATCGCGGGGCAATCAGGTTTTTGTCCAGGTGGGGCAAGCACGACAGTGGCAAAAACGCCGCGACCCAGTATTTTGTCGGGTATGGCTATTATCTGATGAAGCGTTTCAAGCTGGCGCTGAGACATCTCACAAATGCTCTTGCCCATGATCCCGCCATGGCGCTTGCGCGATTGCTGGTTGCGCGCATTCAGGCTGAAACAGGTGATGTGGCAGCGGGAAGATCAATGCTGACCAAGCCACCGGAGTTGGCCGCGAGGGCGGTATCCGACGTCATGACGCATGCGATCGTGCTGTCCCAGTTGGAGTTGTATCAGGAGGCTCGCCAGGTGCTGGACCGGCTGATGCAAAAGCACAACATGCACGTGGAAGCCCTGTACGAACTGATCCGATTGCCACCGGAAACCTGGACGGGAGAAACCTGCGAGGCGGTTGCTTCGCGGCTTGCCGGAAAAACGCTTTCGGCAAAACACCAGGTTCTGCTGAAGTTTTCCGCCGGTCGTATTGCAGACCAGCAGTCGCATTACGCAGACGCCTACAGGTATTTTGCCGACGCAAAGGCGCAATCCACCAAGCCATTTGACTTTGATGTCTTTGGCAAGGCGATCACGGGCTGCATGGACCTTTCGGAAATGGTCAATGATGGCAATACGACCGCCGACCGGCAATCCGGTGCCGTCACTCCCGTGTTTGTTGTCGGGATGCCGAGATCGGGGAAAACGACACTGGAAACACTGTTGACCCGATCACCGGAGATTGCCGCATGCGGCGAGATATCACCTCGCTTCTTCATTGACGCCGATATTTTCGTGGGGCCGGAAGGCCAGATACCTGAAAACTTTGCCGAGCGGCTGAAATCCCTGGGACCAGCGCGTCGCAACCTGCATGCAAAACAATATTGCGACGGCATAATGCAGCAGCTTTCATTGCCCCACACAACCAGGTTCATTGTGAATACGCTGCCGCAGAACTTCCTCAACATTGGAGTTTTGCGTCATGTGTTCCCGACATCAAAATTCCTCTACCTGGACAGAAATCCAAAGGATATTTTCATATTCTGCTTCATGAAGCACTTCATGAATCAGTACAATTACACCCGGGATTTTGCTTCATTCATGCAATATCACGCCATGTTTGAGCGGCAGATTTCTCATTGGCAGCAGTATCTGGGGCAGGATTTTCTGACACTTTGCTATGAAGATGTTGTCACGTCGCCCGATGACGCGGTTGCCAGTGTAATGGACTTTCTGGGAGTTGCCCTGCCGGATGCGCACGATCATACCTGCGAAATCAAGCTGACAGACAGGTTCGTTGACTACTGGAAGCACTATGAAGACTTGCTGCCTGCGCCGGAAACGGCAAGCTGA
- a CDS encoding S8 family peptidase, translated as MRNGKRLAVPGAGKPAAGQISDTVPASAGLPAATGAGVPRTVAGDVLVMMRRTAKAAEADAVARKFSLEIAGRWSLGSIDARLVRFRIRDRRTVAQVVAALRSDPRVMAPQPNYQYRAQTGGRKTPAAGLQYALSKADIISAHSLARGRGVRIAVIDSGIDVTHPDLAKAVVASFDAAGKAAIRPGDHGTAIAGIIRARGLLRGVAPEAALLNVNVFQSSGSGRPAIATTANLLRGLDWAVSKRARVINMSLAGPHDPLLRHAIIAAYRKRAIIVAAAGNGGANAPSAYPAAYAQVIAVTATDIADRVYRSANQGSYIAVAAPGVDILAPALGHAHLLQTGTSFAAAHVSGIIALIVGRAPKLTAKAVLRALSETAGDLGRPGRDETFGAGRVSAYKSLALIKKSRRTSGYRQ; from the coding sequence ATGCGGAATGGCAAGCGCCTGGCAGTGCCCGGTGCCGGCAAGCCAGCGGCGGGGCAGATCAGCGATACCGTGCCTGCAAGTGCCGGGCTTCCTGCCGCGACTGGCGCCGGAGTTCCGCGCACTGTTGCCGGAGACGTGCTGGTGATGATGCGCCGGACCGCCAAAGCGGCTGAAGCTGATGCGGTTGCCAGGAAATTCAGCCTTGAGATTGCCGGCCGCTGGAGCCTTGGCAGTATTGACGCGCGCCTGGTGCGTTTCCGTATTCGCGACAGGCGCACGGTTGCCCAGGTGGTCGCAGCATTGCGCAGCGATCCGAGGGTTATGGCACCGCAACCCAATTACCAGTATCGCGCACAGACCGGTGGCCGAAAAACACCGGCTGCCGGACTGCAGTATGCGCTGAGCAAGGCCGATATCATATCGGCACATTCGCTGGCGCGCGGCCGCGGCGTACGCATTGCCGTCATCGACTCGGGCATTGACGTGACCCATCCCGACCTCGCCAAAGCGGTTGTGGCGTCATTTGATGCCGCCGGCAAAGCCGCAATCCGGCCCGGCGATCACGGCACCGCAATCGCCGGCATCATCAGGGCGCGCGGGCTGCTGCGCGGGGTCGCACCCGAAGCCGCTTTGTTGAATGTAAACGTGTTCCAGTCGTCCGGCTCAGGCCGTCCGGCGATTGCCACTACAGCCAACCTCCTGCGCGGCCTTGACTGGGCTGTGTCAAAGCGTGCCCGGGTCATCAATATGAGCCTTGCAGGCCCGCATGACCCCTTGTTGCGCCATGCAATCATCGCCGCCTATCGAAAGCGGGCGATCATTGTTGCCGCTGCCGGAAATGGCGGTGCAAATGCGCCTTCAGCCTATCCGGCGGCCTATGCACAGGTTATCGCGGTCACCGCAACCGACATTGCCGACCGCGTGTACAGGTCTGCGAACCAGGGCAGCTACATCGCAGTCGCTGCTCCCGGTGTCGACATTCTGGCACCGGCACTTGGGCATGCGCACCTGCTGCAGACCGGCACGTCATTTGCCGCCGCCCATGTCAGCGGCATAATCGCGCTCATTGTCGGGCGCGCACCGAAACTGACGGCCAAGGCGGTGCTGCGGGCGCTCAGCGAAACGGCCGGCGATCTAGGCCGGCCGGGCCGCGATGAAACCTTCGGGGCAGGCCGCGTCAGTGCTTACAAATCACTGGCCTTGATTAAAAAATCCAGGCGAACTTCCGGGTATCGCCAATGA